Sequence from the Rutidosis leptorrhynchoides isolate AG116_Rl617_1_P2 chromosome 3, CSIRO_AGI_Rlap_v1, whole genome shotgun sequence genome:
TCTTTGGTACGATTGGCCTAATGGTCGCAACGTTAACATATTCCAAAAACAACTTGGGATATTGCTTTATGACATTGAATGGAACAATGGTACGTCATTTTATTACACATTAGGGGAGGATGCACAATGTCAAGTGGTGGACTTTGGTGTCGGGATACCACGACCCGACTTTCTTGATGGTGCACATTATTTGGGTCGGGTGGTGACTGATGGGTTCTTGTGTGATTTGTGGGAGAAGGTGGACTTCATTTGGTACTATGAAGATGTGGCTACTAAGAGACCAGTTCGTTGGGACTTTTATGACGGTAATCATCATCATATCGTATATATCGGAGTATATAAGTTTTATATGTTTAATTGCTAGTTTTTGGTGTTAAATTTGGGGAGttcatatcacatacaaatatataCTCCTACTTgataatttattttttatttttaatttttgaaaaactaaaacttTATAATAATCAAGATACTTTAAAGAAAATCATAAAAGAGCCCATCAAATTAATACAAGAACCAACCAACTCCGATTAGCCTATCAACTAGGATGCGCAAACGACAACACAATTCAACACTAACAAAGCCTACCGAACTATCTTGAGGCGAGCCTAGCTAAAACCAACTAGCAGGACTAACCAACTAACCACAAAACACGACTAAATGACAACTAACAAAATACCAAACACAAGCTATCTATCAAGCAAAACCAACTTATCAAACAAAACCAACAAACCGCTAAACCAAACACAAAAACTAACATTCAAGGAACACGAAGCTTATCACGGCAATAGAAGATTTTCTCCCTTTGAACCCGGATTTAGAATGTTGGAGTATAATCGGTTATAAAAAGATGAAAGTCATCTCACATCGAAGTAGAAAAAGAAATAATGTCAGTATATAAGCctaactcatgagcttatatgttagACATGTTGTTGGGCAAAAACGATCCTAAAAATGATATCAGAGTAGGTTACAGCTAGCATGTAGCTAAACCGATTAAGGGAGTGATTGTTGGAGTATTAATCGGTTATAAAAAAAGATGAAAGTCATCCCACATCGGAAGTTGGAAAGGAATAATGTCACTATATAAGCCTATGGGAACCTcccccctctatcaccaattgattttatTGTATTAAGGGACTCGTGAGTGTAGATGTTGGACATGTTGTTGGACAAAACGATCCTACATATAATACCTTCTACTTACTCGAAACATACCAAAACAATGGATTCTCTACCTCAAGAGCCAAAACGTCATCTTGATCCCACAAAGAAAAGGACTTGTCAATTCCCCGCAGACTTCTTTTTTAGCTTCTTCTTCGATTTACGAGTAACCACATCTACCTTATTTGTGCCACCCACCTAATTAGCCCACAAAGAATCCTTTTGCTTTTGAATGTGCTCCCACGTAACCCGACACGAATCTTCGCAACTCTTAACGATATAGGGGCAACCTTTATTAACATTAGCAGAACCAATATCAATTGATACATGAGTAGAGGTTGAAGTAGAATCTATTAAGAAAAATGCTTTCAACTAAGGAACGTTCGAAAACAAAGAAGGATCCGAGGAATTATCTTGATCATTAGCAGCAATTCCAAACCCTAACGCACATTCGTTAATCAAACACTGCAATTAATCAAAACTCGGTCCCATTGGATAGACTCGAGCTGTTTTATCATAAACTTCTAAAAACAGGACTACCTCATCTGAAAAAACAGTCTCCGAAACAACATCATTTCCTTCTCTAGAGCAGCACCAAGTAAAACAACTCGGTTCGAGAAAGACACCAAATCCAAAGAAAAGCCATTATCGGATACCCGATCAATAACCAAAACATCATGTTGACCCTCCCTAGAGCACCACCAAGTAAAATAGCTCGGTTCGTAGTCAATTACCAACTGGGCTAAAAGCCTCATCACAATCAATGCTAACATGTTGGTTGCGACTAGCAACGAGTAGAGGCTTATACCTGCTCAAATTACCTTTTGCATTAAACTTGTGCTCAAAcaaccacatggagcgaactatgttcttGTCTGAAAGGAGAGGCACAAGTATTCAAGTACTATTGTTAATTAAAGCATTCTATTCGTCAGTCATAGCTTATTTCTAGCTAGGGTCATGAAGAATGTCGGGGTAAGTAAGGGGAATGGGAGATATGACGAAGGTGTAGAGATTAAGACGATGAACTATTTTGGTGGTACTGAGACGAGTACGCGTGATCATAGGATTGGTGGATTGGGAAGTGGTAGCCTAGTATGAGAAGGCTATGTCTTCGAGGTCGGATTAGAAAGACGAAAAGTACTggtggtagcctcagtaggaggaggttGTGTCTCTGAGGATGGATTGGGAGGAGTGTGAGTATGGTTAGGAGTATATACGGGGGTAGAGAGATGTAAAGATCGAGAGAAGAGATTTGGTGGAGGGTCCAAGAAGTCGTAATAAGAGGTTAGGTGGGTGTCATGGAACCGAAGGGAAGGAGATCTCCTCAACAGTGACATGACGAGATAAGATACTTTTGTTGGTGGTTAGGTCGAAACAGAGGTAACACCGGTGACTGGATGGATGCCCAAGAAAAATGCGTGGAGTAGAGTGTAGAGCGAGTTTTTGAGTGGTGTTAAGATGAGGATAGCAGAGGCATCCGAAGACATGAAGAGTGATGTAGTTAGGTTTTTGGTTGTAGAGGCGAGAGTGTGGTATATCGTGATTAATAGTGGAACAGGGAAGAACATTAAGAAGGTAGGCGGTCATGTAGAGAGTTTTTAGTAGTAAGTGGGCGGAAGGTAAGCTTGAAACATGACAGTATGAATCAAATTATTGATGGTGCGAAGCATACGTTCGGACTTCCCATTTTTTTGATAAGTGTGAGGACACCAGAATCGAAATTGAATGCCATTAGATTGGAGAAGTTGATGGAAGGCGCCGTTATCGAGTTCACCATCATTTTCACATTGGAATGCTTTTATTGCTTGTTTGAGTTGAGCTCTTACAAATGAGCGAAATTGTAAAAATTTATTTTGTTCATCAGATTTATGAGgtaatattaaaaaacccaaacatAATAAGTAATATGATCAACAGATATAATATAATCTTATAAACCACTAATGGTAGCAACTGGTGATGTCCATAACTAGGAATGGATAATATCAAAAACAAAATTAGCATTAAAACTAGAAATAGGAAAAGGAAGTCGCACATGTTTCCCAAGCTGACACACATGACAAAATATGGGAGATGCAGttttattacaaataatatctttattaaaaattaGTCTATGAAAACTGCATTCCCGATATGCCCAAGACGTTGATGCCATATGAGAGGACTGGTGAGAAGAGCATGTTGTGGTGAGTCTGAGACAGGTGGTGTGGCTAGATAGAGATCCTGGTGCTATCACAACGGAAAAGGAGACGACACATCAAATAATCATTCACAAAAAAACTAAAAGGGTCAAATTCAACGAAAACTTTATTGTCGTGAGTAAATGGACAAACATAAATGAGATTTTTAACAATATTAGGAGTTACAAGGATGTTCTTTAGGTGTATAGGTCTATGAGCATGAGACAATAATCTATGGCCAGTGTTGATGACGGGAATGGTATTCTCGTTACCAACGGCGACTGACAGATATCTGGAATTATTAAAAACAGTACTAAGATTATTAACAAAAGAGGTAAGATGAGTGGACACTCCATTATATATGTTCCACCTAATTTCCCCATAATTATGGAAAGTCATTGTGCTGAATGTACTATGTAAAATAGTTTCTTTAGTTTGCGTATGAGGATCCATAGTAAACGTAACATAACGCATAGGGTGAGCTTCATAATACGCTTGGGTTTTAGGTCCACTAGGCTGTCCAGAATGCTGAGGCCCATAAGAATTGGGGTAGTGACCATGGGAACCCAGGTGGTCTTAGAAAAATACCTTGGTGGGCCTGATTTAGGTGAGCGAGAGGCCCATATCTAGTGTATGGAATGTGTGGTTGGACAACAGAAAGGCACAGTGAGGCCCGTAGATTACCAGATTGCGCCAATTGGTGTTGTGGGGCTGCGATAATATTCAATAACTAGGCCTAAATCATGCTTGTGGTCCTGGTGGAATTTTGAGTGTTTCCTTGAGTATTATTTGAACGTCGATTGTTCCCAAGGTGGAGATAACAACATCGCTTAGGAAATCGACAATACCCATTTGAAAAGTTTCGACAAACATGTGGTTAACTGGTGGTGGTGCTCGATGGTTGAGAAGAATTGGTTTGAATCACAAGTGTCGATGGGTTGGATGGGTTCGCTGAAGACTCAAGGGAGGCATGATTTTTCTTGTTTAACGTCATcttctccattacaagcatggacCAAACGGTATTAAGGTCCGGGAAAGGGTCCCGATGAATTATAATGTGTGAGGCGGGCGAGAATTTATAAATTAAACCATTGACC
This genomic interval carries:
- the LOC139902894 gene encoding uncharacterized protein At4g14100-like isoform X1, which produces MKVAFQAISVLIFFLFQLPYDLAFNNDNEPWLNSPEPTPTPWPEQFHALLYMNLTSTHLQLSDLWYDWPNGRNVNIFQKQLGILLYDIEWNNGTSFYYTLGEDAQCQVVDFGVGIPRPDFLDGAHYLGRVVTDGFLCDLWEKVDFIWYYEDVATKRPVRWDFYDGISTHVMTFEVGAVLPDTVVQAPAYCFIEPKVMDENAI
- the LOC139902894 gene encoding uncharacterized protein At4g14100-like isoform X2; this translates as MKVAFQAISVLIFFLFQLPYDLAFNNDNEPWLNSPEPTPTPWPEQFHALLYMNLTSTHLQLSDLWYDWPNGRNVNIFQKQLGILLYDIEWNNGTSFYYTLGEDAQCQVVDFGVGIPRPDFLDGAHYLGRVVTDGFLCDLWEKVDFIWYYEDVATKRPVRWDFYDAAGPLDSQGMFLMMVGRSSDSRCLY
- the LOC139902894 gene encoding uncharacterized protein At4g14100-like isoform X3; translation: MKVAFQAISVLIFFLFQLPYDLAFNNDNEPWLNSPEPTPTPWPEQFHALLYMNLTSTHLQLSDLWYDWPNGRNVNIFQKQLGILLYDIEWNNGTSFYYTLGEDAQCQVVDFGVGIPRPDFLDGAHYLGRVVTDGFLCDLWEKVDFIWYYEDVATKRPVRWDFYDGGMGSVLNCRRRRRLAAE